In Streptomyces sp. P9-A4, the genomic window CTCGCCCCCTCCCTCCTCGGCGGCCTCGTCCTGCTCTTCGGCACCGCCTTCGCCGCGCACGCCACGGCGGCGGCCCTGGTCGGCGGCTCGGTCCCGCTGGTCACCCTGAAGATCGCGGACGCCCTCTCCGGCAACGTCATGACCGGCCAGGAGAACGTGGCGCTCGCCCTGGGCCTCGACATGATCCTGGTCGCCGCCCTGGTGATGGCCGTCTATCTGCCCCTGACGCGACGGAGCGCCCGATGGCTGCGATGACCCCGAGCACCGCGGACGCCGCCCCCGCGACGCCCGCCCCCGCGACCTCCGCCGGGGAGCCGTACGCCGAAGGACGGGCCCGGACCCGGCGACGCCCCAGGCCCCGGATCTGGCGCGGACTCGTCCTCGCCCTCGCGGGCGCGTACTTCCTGCTGCCGCTCCTCGCCTCGTTCGTCTTCACCGTGCACGTGCCCGGCCAGGGCGTGTCCTTCGACGCGTACACCCAGCTGATCGGCGCCGAGGGCTTCACCGAGAGCCTGCTGCTCTCGCTCGGCCTGGCCGCCGCCACCATCGTCCTGTCGCTGCTGCTCGCGGTGCCCGCCCTGATCGCCGTACGGATCGGCTCGCCGCGGCTGCGGCCGCTCGTCGAGGTGGTCTGCATGCTGCCCCTCGTCGTCCCGCCCATCGCGCTGGTCACCGGCATCACCACGGTGCTCCGCTGGGGACCCGAGCACCTCTCGCGCACCCCGCTGTACCGGACGTTCATCGCGGTGCAGGACGAGTCGTTCCCGGTCGTCCTGGTCCTCGCGTACACCGTGCTCGCGCTGCCGTTCGTCTACCGCTCGCTCGACGCCGGACTGCGCGCCATCGACGTACCGACCCTGGTGGAGGCCGCCCGCAGCTGCGGCGCCACCTGGCCGCACACCGTCCTGCGGGTCCTGCTGCCCAATCTGCGCGCCTCCCTCGCCGGAGCCGCCTTCCTCACCCTCGCCCTCGTCCTCGGCGAGTTCACCATCGCCTCGCTGCTCGGCTTCCGGCCCTTCGCCGTCTGGATCGTGTCGATCTCCGGCTCCCACGCCCGGATGTCCGTCGCGGTCTCCATCCTCAGCCTCGTCATCACCTGGGTGCTGCTCCTCGTGCTCTCCCGCGCGGGAACGGCCAACGGCGCCTCGGCACCCTCCCGTAAGGAGTCCTGACATGTCATCGGCAACCGCGGAGCGGGTCGCCCCCGCCGTCGGCACCGGAGCCAGGCTCGAGTTCCGCTCCCTGCGGCGCACCTTCGGCTCCACCGTCGCCCTCGACGGACTCGACCTCACGGTGGAACCCGGCGAGCTGATCGCCCTCCTCGGCCCCTCCGGCTGCGGCAAGACGACCGCGCTGCGCATGGTCGCCGGCTTCGAGCGCCCCGACTCCGGCGCCGTCCTCGTGGACGGCGAGGACATCACCGACGTCCCGGCCAACCGCCGCGACGCCGGCATGGTCTTCCAGTCGTACAGCCTCTTCCCCCACATGACCGTCCGCGACAACGTCGCCTTCGGCATGCGCATCCGCAAGGTCCCCGCCGCCCGCCGCAAGGAACGCGCCGCCGAACTCCTCGACCTCGTCGGCCTGCCCCAGCACGGCGACCGCTACCCCCACCAGCTCTCCGGCGGCCAGCAGCAGCGCGTCGCCCTCGCCCGCGCACTCGCCCTCGAACCCCGCGTCCTGCTCCTCGACGAACCCCTCTCGGCCCTCGACGCGAAGGTACGGCTCAGCCTGCGCGAGGAGATCCGCCGGCTCCAGCTCTCCCTGGGCATCACCACCGTCTTCGTCACGCACGACCAGGAGGAGGCCCTCTCGATGGCAGACCGGGTCGCCGTCCTCCACGCCGGCCGCCTGGAACAGTGCGCCGCGCCCGCCGAGCTGTACGCGCGCCCCGCCACCGCCTTCGTCGCCGAGTTCGTCGGCACCATGAACCGGCTCCCCGGCCGCCTCACCGGCTCCGGCACCGCCGAGGTCGCCGGGCAGACCCTGCCCGTCGACGGCGAGACCCCGAACGGCATCCCCGCCGGGGGCGAGGCCGACGTCCTCGTACGCCCCGAGAACGTCACCGCGACCGCCGACGCCACCGGGGACGCCACCGTCGTCGGCACCTCGTTCTTCGGCGCCGTCACCCGCGTCCGGCTGCTCCTGGAGACCGGGACCGAGATCAAGGCCGACCTGGCCTCGCGCGAGGCCACCGAACTCACCGTCGGCGCCCGCGCCCGCATCGGCCTCACCCCGCAGCCCGTCCTCGTCGTCCCGAGGACCACCGCGTGACGGCCCGGGCGCGCACCGGGCGGGCGGCCCTCGGCGCCGTCCTCTTCGACATGGACGGCACCCTCGTCGAGACCGAGGGCCTCTGGTGGCAGGTCACCGAGGAGATCGCCGCGGGGCTCGGCCATCGCCTCACCGAAGCCGACGCCCCCCATGTCGTCGGCCGCGCCGTCGAGGACACCGCCGGCCACCTCGTCCGCGTCACCGGTACGGGAGACCCGGGCCGCGTCGCCGCCGACCTCGGCCGGGAGTTCTTCCTGCGCGTCGAGGCCGGAGCGCCGATGCGCCCGGGAGCGCAGCGGCTGCTCGACGGCCTGGACGCCGCCGGAATCCCGTACGCCCTGGTCAGCGCCTCGCCCCGGACCGTCGTCGACAGCGTCACCCAGGGCTCGCTCGGGCACGTCCCGTTCGCCTTCACGCTCTCCGCCGACGACACCCCGCGCACCAAACCGCACCCCGAGCCCTACCGGGCGGCCGCCGCCCGCCTCGGTCTGCCGGTCACGGCCTGCGTCGCCGTCGAGGACTCCCCGGACGGCGCGGCCTCCGCCGACGCGGCCGGCTGCGCGGTCCTCGTCGTCCCCTCGCTGCTGCCGGTGCCCGCCTCCCCCCGCCGCGCCTTCGCCGACAGCCTCGAAGACGTCGACGTGGACCGGCTGCGCGACTGCCTGCACCTCACGGAGGATCTTCCGGGCGCGCCCTGAGGCGGCGGTCCCCCCCGGGGGGAGCTGCCGGGCGGAGGGCGTCCCGGGACCGCCTACCCTTGAGCCATGACCAGCAGCAGCGACCGGAGCAGCATCGTGGGCGAAGCCAAGACCTATGAGATCCGCACCTACGGGTGTCAGATGAACGTCCACGACTCCGAGCGGCTCTCCGGTCTGCTGGAAGAGGCGGGGTACGTCCGGGCCCCCAAGGGCTCCGACGGGGACGCCGACGTCGTCGTCTTCAACACCTGCGCGGTCCGCGAGAACGCCGACAACAAGCTGTACGGCAACCTCGGCCGGCTCGCCCCGATGAAGACCACGCGCCCCGGCATGCAGATCGCCGTCGGCGGCTGCCTCGCCCAGAAGGACCGCGAGACCATCGTCTCCAGGGCCCCCTGGGTCGACGTGGTCTTCGGCACGCACAACATCGGCAAGCTCCCCGTCCTCCTGGAGCGCGCCCGCGTCCAGGAGGAGGCGCAGATCGAGATCGCCGAGTCCCTGGAGGCCTTCCCCTCCACGCTGCCGACCCGACGCGAGTCGGCGTACGCGGCCTGGGTCTCGATCTCCGTCGGCTGCAACAACACCTGCACCTTCTGCATCGTCCCCGCCCTGCGCGGCAAGGAGGAGGACCGCCGCCCCGGCGACATCCTCGCCGAGATCGAGGCACTGGTCGCCGAGGGCGTCTCCGAGATCACCCTGCTCGGCCAGAACGTCAACGCCTACGGCTCCGACCTCGGCGACCGCGAGGCCTTCTCCAAGCTGCTGCGCGCCTGCGGGGCCATCGAGGGCCTGGAGCGGGTCCGCTTCACCTCCCCGCACCCCCGTGACTTCACCGACGACGTGATCGCGGCGATGGCCGAGACCCCGAACGTCATGCCGCAGCTGCACATGCCGATGCAGTCGGGATCGGACTCGATCCTGCGCGCGATGCGCCGCTCGTACCGGCAGGAGCGTTTCCTCGGGATCATCGAGAAGGTCCGCGCGGCCATCCCGCACGCCGCCATCTCCACCGACATCATCGTGGGCTTCCCCGGCGAGACCGAGGAGGACTTCGAGCAGACCATGCACGCCGTCCGCGAGGCCCGCTTCGCGAACGCCTTCACCTTCCAGTACTCCAAGCGCCCCGGCACCCCGGCCGCCGAGATGGACCACCAGATCCCCAAGGAGGTCGTGCAGGAACGCTACATGCGCCTCGTCGCCCTCCAGGAGGAGATCTCCTGGGAGGAGAACAAGAAGCAGGTCGGCCGCACCCTGGAGGTCATGGTCGCCGAGGGCGAGGGCCGCAAGGACGGCGCCACCGACCGCCTCTCGGGCCGCGCCCCCGACAACCGGCTCGTCCACTTCACCAAGCCGGCCGAGGACGTCCGCCCCGGCGACGTGGTGACCGTCGGGATCACCTACGCCGCCCCGCACCACCTGCTCGCCGAGGGCCAGGTCATGGCGGTACGCCGCACCCGCGCGGGCGACGCCTGGGAGAAGCGCACCGCCGAGAAGCCCAAGGGCGTCCTGCTGGGCCTCCCGAAGATCGGCGTCCCGGCCCCGCTCCCGGCGGCCGAGGCCCCGGCCTGCGGCAGCCACTGACGGTCACGGGGGAGGGCGGCGCATCGGGCCCATCGGGCCGCGCCTCCCGCGCCCTGACCCGCTCCGCTCGACGGTGGGTGCGTCGGTTGCCGCCGGACGGTGAGCGGGGCGCAGTAGGCTGCGGATCATGCTTGTCGCCGCAGCAGTCTGCCCCTGCCCCCCGCTCCTCGTGCCCGAGGTCGCGACCGGCGCCGCCCCCGAGCTCGACGCCGCGCGGGCGGCCTGCGCGGACACCCTCGGGCTGCTCGCCGCCGCCCGTCCCGACCGGCTGTACGTCGTCGGGCCCGCGGACGAGGGCGCCCACGGCGTCTTCCCGGCCGGCTCGACGGGCTCCTTCGCGGGCTTCGGCGTCGACCTCTCCGTACGCCTGGGGGACCCGACCGGACCGGGCCGGACCGGCGGCGAACCCGACACCGGCCGGCCGCTGCCCGTCTCCCTCGCGGTCGGGGCCTGGCTCCTGGAACGGGCCGGCTGGGCCGACGCGCCGATCGAGGGACTCGCGGTCGACGGCGAGGCCACGCCGGACGTCTGCGCCGGGCTCGGCCGCGGGCTCGCCGCCTCCGCCGGACGAGTCGCCCTGCTGGTGACGGGCGACGGCAGCGCCTGCCGGACCGTCAAGGCCCCCGGCTACCTCGACGAGCGGGCCGCCGCCTTCGACGCCGAGGCCGCCCGCGCGCTGGGCACCGCCGACGTGGCCGCGCTGCTCGCCCTCGACCCGGAGCCGGCGTACGAGCTGAAGGCGGCGGGCCGGGCCCCCTGGCAGGTCCTCGCGGGCGCCGCCGAGGGCGCGGGGCTCGACGGCCGGCTGCTCTTCGAGGACGCCCCGTACGGCGTGGGCTACTTCGTGGCCGCCTGGTCCTGACGGCCGTACGGC contains:
- a CDS encoding class III extradiol dioxygenase subunit B-like domain-containing protein; this translates as MLVAAAVCPCPPLLVPEVATGAAPELDAARAACADTLGLLAAARPDRLYVVGPADEGAHGVFPAGSTGSFAGFGVDLSVRLGDPTGPGRTGGEPDTGRPLPVSLAVGAWLLERAGWADAPIEGLAVDGEATPDVCAGLGRGLAASAGRVALLVTGDGSACRTVKAPGYLDERAAAFDAEAARALGTADVAALLALDPEPAYELKAAGRAPWQVLAGAAEGAGLDGRLLFEDAPYGVGYFVAAWS
- the miaB gene encoding tRNA (N6-isopentenyl adenosine(37)-C2)-methylthiotransferase MiaB, which codes for MTSSSDRSSIVGEAKTYEIRTYGCQMNVHDSERLSGLLEEAGYVRAPKGSDGDADVVVFNTCAVRENADNKLYGNLGRLAPMKTTRPGMQIAVGGCLAQKDRETIVSRAPWVDVVFGTHNIGKLPVLLERARVQEEAQIEIAESLEAFPSTLPTRRESAYAAWVSISVGCNNTCTFCIVPALRGKEEDRRPGDILAEIEALVAEGVSEITLLGQNVNAYGSDLGDREAFSKLLRACGAIEGLERVRFTSPHPRDFTDDVIAAMAETPNVMPQLHMPMQSGSDSILRAMRRSYRQERFLGIIEKVRAAIPHAAISTDIIVGFPGETEEDFEQTMHAVREARFANAFTFQYSKRPGTPAAEMDHQIPKEVVQERYMRLVALQEEISWEENKKQVGRTLEVMVAEGEGRKDGATDRLSGRAPDNRLVHFTKPAEDVRPGDVVTVGITYAAPHHLLAEGQVMAVRRTRAGDAWEKRTAEKPKGVLLGLPKIGVPAPLPAAEAPACGSH
- a CDS encoding ABC transporter permease — protein: MAAMTPSTADAAPATPAPATSAGEPYAEGRARTRRRPRPRIWRGLVLALAGAYFLLPLLASFVFTVHVPGQGVSFDAYTQLIGAEGFTESLLLSLGLAAATIVLSLLLAVPALIAVRIGSPRLRPLVEVVCMLPLVVPPIALVTGITTVLRWGPEHLSRTPLYRTFIAVQDESFPVVLVLAYTVLALPFVYRSLDAGLRAIDVPTLVEAARSCGATWPHTVLRVLLPNLRASLAGAAFLTLALVLGEFTIASLLGFRPFAVWIVSISGSHARMSVAVSILSLVITWVLLLVLSRAGTANGASAPSRKES
- a CDS encoding HAD family hydrolase, with protein sequence MDGTLVETEGLWWQVTEEIAAGLGHRLTEADAPHVVGRAVEDTAGHLVRVTGTGDPGRVAADLGREFFLRVEAGAPMRPGAQRLLDGLDAAGIPYALVSASPRTVVDSVTQGSLGHVPFAFTLSADDTPRTKPHPEPYRAAAARLGLPVTACVAVEDSPDGAASADAAGCAVLVVPSLLPVPASPRRAFADSLEDVDVDRLRDCLHLTEDLPGAP
- a CDS encoding ABC transporter ATP-binding protein — its product is MSSATAERVAPAVGTGARLEFRSLRRTFGSTVALDGLDLTVEPGELIALLGPSGCGKTTALRMVAGFERPDSGAVLVDGEDITDVPANRRDAGMVFQSYSLFPHMTVRDNVAFGMRIRKVPAARRKERAAELLDLVGLPQHGDRYPHQLSGGQQQRVALARALALEPRVLLLDEPLSALDAKVRLSLREEIRRLQLSLGITTVFVTHDQEEALSMADRVAVLHAGRLEQCAAPAELYARPATAFVAEFVGTMNRLPGRLTGSGTAEVAGQTLPVDGETPNGIPAGGEADVLVRPENVTATADATGDATVVGTSFFGAVTRVRLLLETGTEIKADLASREATELTVGARARIGLTPQPVLVVPRTTA